One genomic segment of Paenibacillus durus includes these proteins:
- the atpD gene encoding F0F1 ATP synthase subunit beta, with product MNVGRVVSIMGPVVDIEFERGQLPEIFNAIKIGADAAQGRQKELTLEVSNHLGDNLVRCIAMSSTDGLVRGLDAVDQGAPISVPVGDVTLGRVFNVLGNTIDNGAEIGDSQKNPIHRIAPTFDELSTQAEILETGIKVIDLLAPYAKGGKIGLFGGAGVGKTVTIQELINNIAQEHGGISVFAGVGERTREGNDLYHEMTDSGVIKKTAMVFGQMNEPPGARLRVALTGLTMAEYFRDVEGRDTLLFIDNIFRFTQAGSEVSALLGRMPSAVGYQPTLATEMGQLQERITSTKKGSVTSIQAIYVPADDYTDPAPATAFAHLDATTNLERKISEKGIFPAVDPLASSSRMLNPEIVGEEHYNVAQGVKQLLQRYTELQDIIAILGMDELSEEDKLIVARARKVERFLSQPFHVAEQFTGFKGAYVPVKETVRSFKEILEGKHDDLPEAAFLFVGTIEEAVEKAKTL from the coding sequence ATGAACGTAGGACGCGTAGTAAGCATTATGGGTCCGGTTGTCGATATTGAGTTTGAACGCGGCCAACTGCCCGAAATCTTCAATGCGATCAAGATCGGCGCCGACGCAGCTCAAGGACGCCAGAAAGAGCTGACACTTGAAGTATCCAATCATCTCGGCGACAATCTGGTTCGCTGTATTGCCATGTCCTCCACGGACGGACTTGTTCGCGGATTGGATGCAGTAGACCAAGGAGCCCCAATTTCGGTTCCTGTCGGAGATGTAACGCTTGGCCGGGTGTTCAACGTGCTCGGCAATACGATTGACAACGGAGCGGAAATTGGCGATTCGCAAAAGAACCCGATCCACCGGATCGCGCCAACGTTCGACGAGCTGTCAACGCAAGCGGAAATTCTGGAAACCGGGATCAAGGTTATCGACCTGCTCGCCCCTTATGCCAAGGGCGGTAAAATCGGCCTGTTTGGCGGCGCGGGTGTTGGTAAGACGGTAACGATTCAAGAACTGATCAACAACATCGCTCAGGAGCATGGCGGTATTTCCGTATTTGCGGGCGTCGGAGAGCGTACACGCGAAGGTAATGACCTGTACCATGAAATGACAGATTCCGGCGTTATCAAGAAGACGGCGATGGTGTTCGGACAGATGAACGAACCGCCGGGCGCGCGTCTGCGCGTTGCGCTGACGGGTCTGACGATGGCGGAATATTTCCGCGATGTGGAAGGCCGCGACACGCTGCTCTTTATCGATAACATCTTCCGCTTCACGCAAGCGGGCTCCGAAGTATCCGCCCTGCTGGGCCGCATGCCGTCCGCGGTAGGTTACCAGCCTACGCTGGCAACGGAAATGGGCCAATTGCAGGAACGGATTACTTCCACCAAAAAAGGCTCCGTTACTTCCATTCAAGCGATCTACGTGCCGGCGGATGACTACACTGACCCCGCTCCGGCAACGGCGTTTGCCCACTTGGACGCAACGACGAACCTGGAGCGTAAAATCTCCGAGAAAGGCATTTTCCCGGCGGTGGACCCGCTGGCATCCAGCTCGCGGATGCTGAATCCGGAAATCGTTGGCGAAGAGCATTATAATGTGGCTCAGGGCGTTAAGCAATTGCTGCAGCGCTATACCGAGCTTCAGGATATTATCGCCATCCTTGGTATGGATGAGCTGAGCGAGGAAGATAAGCTGATCGTGGCCCGCGCCCGTAAGGTGGAACGCTTCCTGTCGCAGCCTTTCCACGTGGCGGAGCAGTTTACCGGCTTCAAAGGCGCATATGTACCAGTCAAAGAAACGGTCCGCAGCTTCAAGGAGATCCTGGAAGGCAAGCATGATGATCTTCCGGAAGCGGCATTCCTGTTCGTAGGTACGATCGAGGAAGCTGTAGAAAAGGCGAAAACGTTGTAA
- the spoIID gene encoding stage II sporulation protein D — MKDFRLWRRKAARWRPGRRRRQLSARVWTGRLVPAAWLAAPLLAALLLPLAVVQQRQHDPSPPPAAPTAPDAPRRTAAPAAREPAAAEAPQPKVSVYLSHTGQIETLPLEDYVTGVIAAEMPADFELEALKAQAVAARTFIVRRLRAGDRSGVPAASADVTDTVSHQAYVSSAVLQRDWAKAGRSADLAKLRRAVQETRGIVMTYKGEPITASFFASSGGYTENSEDYWKAAVPYLRSVASPWDREVTPGLKVTATFSVSELREKLGIEGDSRSGAQKVFAPSGVTAGKVMPLSAEHTSIGVPRIEVLSVTAGHRVKEISIDGQVFTGREVREKLGLRSSQFTWKMGNGQIAITTYGSGHGVGMSQWGANGMAKQGSSATQILKHYYSGISFTQVSTLLKK; from the coding sequence ATGAAAGATTTCCGCCTTTGGCGCCGTAAAGCGGCGCGGTGGAGACCCGGGCGCCGGAGACGCCAGCTTTCGGCCCGCGTGTGGACCGGGCGGCTTGTGCCCGCCGCCTGGCTGGCCGCGCCGCTGCTGGCGGCGCTGCTGCTGCCGCTGGCGGTCGTGCAGCAGCGGCAGCACGACCCGTCGCCGCCGCCGGCCGCGCCGACCGCGCCGGACGCGCCGCGGCGCACTGCCGCACCAGCGGCGCGGGAACCGGCTGCGGCGGAAGCCCCGCAGCCGAAGGTGTCCGTGTATTTGTCGCATACTGGACAAATCGAGACCCTGCCGCTGGAGGACTACGTCACCGGCGTGATCGCGGCCGAAATGCCGGCTGATTTTGAGCTCGAAGCGCTCAAAGCACAGGCGGTCGCGGCCCGCACCTTTATCGTACGCCGCCTGCGGGCCGGCGACAGAAGCGGGGTTCCCGCTGCATCTGCGGATGTGACCGACACCGTAAGCCATCAGGCTTACGTCTCGTCCGCCGTGCTGCAGCGGGACTGGGCGAAGGCCGGCCGCAGCGCCGACCTGGCCAAGCTCCGCCGCGCGGTACAGGAGACGCGCGGCATCGTGATGACGTACAAGGGAGAGCCGATTACGGCCTCTTTTTTCGCCTCGAGCGGAGGGTATACGGAGAACTCGGAGGATTATTGGAAGGCGGCCGTGCCTTACTTACGCAGCGTGGCGAGTCCCTGGGACCGGGAAGTAACGCCGGGTCTTAAGGTTACCGCTACCTTCAGCGTATCCGAATTGAGAGAGAAGCTTGGAATCGAGGGTGATTCCAGATCGGGTGCGCAGAAAGTATTCGCCCCCTCGGGCGTTACGGCGGGGAAGGTCATGCCGCTCTCAGCGGAGCATACTTCCATAGGCGTGCCGCGAATAGAGGTACTGTCGGTTACCGCAGGCCACCGGGTAAAGGAAATTTCGATTGACGGCCAGGTGTTTACGGGACGTGAAGTGCGAGAGAAGCTCGGGCTGCGCTCCAGCCAGTTCACCTGGAAGATGGGTAACGGCCAGATCGCCATTACAACCTACGGCAGCGGTCATGGCGTCGGCATGAGCCAATGGGGAGCGAATGGAATGGCGAAGCAGGGCAGCTCGGCAACGCAGATTCTCAAACACTATTACAGCGGAATATCGTTTACGCAAGTCTCAACTCTTTTGAAAAAATAA
- the spoIIID gene encoding sporulation transcriptional regulator SpoIIID, translating into MHDYIKERTIKIGRCIVETRHTVRTIAKEFGVSKSTVHKDLTERLPEINPDLADQVKHILEYHKSIRHLRGGEATKIKYKKNTGKKREVAVAIKQ; encoded by the coding sequence GTGCACGATTATATCAAGGAACGTACGATTAAAATCGGACGCTGCATCGTGGAAACCAGGCATACGGTCCGGACTATAGCCAAAGAATTCGGCGTTTCCAAAAGCACGGTGCATAAAGATCTAACCGAGCGGTTGCCGGAAATCAATCCTGATCTAGCCGATCAGGTGAAGCACATTCTTGAATACCACAAATCGATCCGTCATCTCCGGGGGGGCGAGGCCACAAAAATCAAATATAAGAAAAACACGGGGAAGAAGCGGGAGGTGGCCGTAGCGATAAAACAATAA
- the atpG gene encoding ATP synthase F1 subunit gamma has protein sequence MARSMRDIKRQIKSVQNTRQITKAMEMVAASKLRKAQEKAEAARPYSQKLKEVVSNIASGTKGIKHPMLVSRPVKKTGYIVVTSDRGLTGGSNANILRKVTTLIQERHNSKDEYGLFVIGRKGRDFLRRRDYPIVEEVTELSDTPSFADIKEIAYAAVGQFEEGVFDEIYICYNVFVNPISQVPTVVRLLPMDGVGQAEESQSHELKAGYEYEPSPEGVLEVLLPKYAETLIYSAILDGKASELGAKMTAMGSATKNASKMIGNLTLTYNRARQAAITQEITEIVAGANAQS, from the coding sequence ATGGCAAGAAGCATGCGTGATATTAAACGTCAAATCAAGAGCGTTCAGAACACCAGACAAATCACCAAAGCGATGGAAATGGTCGCCGCCTCCAAGCTGAGAAAGGCGCAGGAGAAAGCGGAAGCGGCCCGCCCCTATTCGCAGAAGCTGAAAGAAGTCGTGTCGAATATAGCTTCCGGTACGAAAGGAATCAAGCATCCCATGCTGGTGAGCCGCCCCGTCAAGAAGACCGGCTATATTGTCGTTACTTCAGACCGCGGTCTTACCGGGGGTTCCAATGCCAACATCTTGCGAAAGGTGACGACGCTAATTCAGGAACGCCACAACTCCAAGGACGAATACGGCCTGTTTGTTATCGGCCGCAAAGGGCGGGATTTCCTGCGCCGGCGCGATTATCCGATTGTCGAGGAAGTCACCGAGCTGTCCGATACCCCGTCTTTTGCCGACATCAAGGAGATCGCTTATGCGGCGGTGGGACAATTCGAGGAAGGCGTGTTCGACGAGATCTATATCTGCTATAACGTGTTTGTGAATCCGATCAGCCAGGTTCCGACTGTAGTACGGCTGCTGCCGATGGACGGAGTAGGACAGGCGGAAGAATCTCAAAGTCATGAGCTTAAAGCGGGCTACGAATATGAACCGTCGCCGGAAGGCGTATTGGAGGTTCTGCTGCCGAAGTATGCGGAGACTTTGATTTACAGCGCTATTCTTGACGGTAAAGCCAGCGAACTGGGCGCCAAGATGACGGCAATGGGCAGTGCGACCAAGAACGCCTCGAAAATGATCGGAAATCTGACGCTTACGTACAACCGTGCCCGTCAGGCGGCAATTACGCAGGAAATTACCGAGATCGTAGCGGGTGCGAACGCGCAGTCTTAA
- a CDS encoding M23 family metallopeptidase has product MNEQDKNKLSNEESLKTKPGETGSQPSSLNKLFSKRWVFPAVYTAAAAIILTLVWVYQDAGQKPLSTDTAAVVSEDVGGSGDTAGAADAGKEPNALEVAASAESLAWPVANPSDVQVVKPYYDENGTQENHIEAMVQNGDTFTPNTGIDLAREDNKTFDVKSAISGEVTRVEDVATLGTVVEVTQGNLKTVYQSLGEAKVKQGDQVKQGDTLASAGRNEIEKDLGNHLHFEVYQDGKPVNPSEQLPQKAQK; this is encoded by the coding sequence ATGAATGAACAAGACAAAAACAAACTGTCCAATGAAGAATCTCTCAAAACCAAACCGGGAGAAACCGGCAGCCAGCCTTCTTCATTGAACAAACTGTTCTCTAAACGTTGGGTATTTCCGGCAGTCTACACAGCGGCAGCGGCAATTATACTAACCTTGGTATGGGTCTATCAGGATGCCGGCCAAAAGCCGCTTTCGACAGACACCGCCGCCGTTGTCTCTGAGGATGTCGGAGGTTCCGGCGATACGGCCGGGGCTGCGGATGCAGGAAAAGAACCGAATGCGCTGGAGGTCGCCGCTTCGGCGGAGAGCCTGGCTTGGCCGGTGGCCAACCCAAGCGATGTGCAAGTCGTTAAGCCGTACTATGACGAGAATGGGACCCAGGAGAACCACATCGAGGCTATGGTGCAGAACGGCGATACCTTTACGCCCAATACCGGCATCGATCTTGCCCGTGAAGACAACAAGACTTTTGACGTTAAGTCCGCCATCAGCGGCGAAGTGACCCGGGTCGAAGACGTGGCTACGCTCGGCACAGTGGTTGAAGTGACCCAAGGCAACCTGAAGACCGTCTACCAAAGTCTCGGCGAAGCCAAAGTGAAGCAGGGCGATCAGGTGAAGCAGGGTGATACGCTAGCAAGCGCTGGACGCAATGAAATCGAGAAGGATCTGGGCAACCACCTGCATTTTGAGGTGTACCAGGACGGCAAGCCAGTCAACCCTTCGGAACAGCTTCCGCAAAAAGCGCAAAAATAA
- the mreB gene encoding rod shape-determining protein MreB yields the protein MLSKDIGIDLGTANVLIHVKGKGVVLDEPSVVTLESDTKKVLAVGEQARRMVGRTPGNISTIRPLRDGVIADFEITETMLKYFIDRVGGRTWYARPRILICAPTNITSVEQKSIREAAERSGAKEVFMEEEPKAAAIGAGMDIYQPSGNMVVDIGGGTTDVAVLSMGDVVTASSIKVAGDKFDESILKYIKQKYKLLIGERTAEDIKLAIGNVRPGGIQAEMDIRGRDMVSGLPQTLTITSVEAQEALWDPVSSIVAAAKTVLERTPPELSADIIDRGVVLTGGGALLSGLSELLSEELHVPVWVAEDPMHCVVKGTGILLDHLDKVVKKKF from the coding sequence ATGCTTAGCAAGGACATCGGAATCGATCTCGGCACAGCCAATGTGCTTATTCATGTTAAAGGAAAAGGAGTCGTTCTGGATGAACCTTCCGTGGTCACGCTTGAAAGCGACACGAAGAAGGTCCTTGCGGTGGGAGAACAGGCGCGCCGTATGGTCGGCCGTACCCCGGGAAACATCTCAACGATTCGTCCGCTCCGAGACGGCGTTATTGCCGATTTTGAAATCACGGAGACGATGCTGAAATATTTCATCGACCGCGTCGGAGGCCGCACCTGGTATGCGCGTCCGCGCATTTTGATCTGTGCCCCCACGAATATTACCTCGGTTGAACAGAAATCGATCCGTGAAGCGGCGGAGCGCAGCGGGGCGAAGGAAGTCTTTATGGAAGAGGAGCCGAAGGCCGCGGCAATCGGAGCGGGCATGGATATTTATCAACCTAGCGGAAATATGGTCGTCGACATCGGCGGCGGAACGACGGATGTAGCCGTATTGTCCATGGGCGACGTCGTTACCGCCTCCTCCATCAAAGTAGCAGGGGACAAGTTCGACGAATCCATTTTAAAATATATTAAGCAGAAATATAAACTGCTCATCGGTGAACGGACGGCTGAAGATATCAAGCTGGCCATCGGGAATGTGCGTCCTGGCGGTATACAGGCTGAGATGGATATTCGCGGCCGTGATATGGTAAGCGGGCTTCCGCAGACTCTGACGATCACCTCGGTCGAAGCGCAGGAGGCGCTTTGGGACCCGGTGTCGTCCATTGTGGCTGCGGCGAAGACGGTGTTGGAACGGACGCCTCCGGAGCTGTCCGCCGATATCATTGACCGTGGCGTCGTGCTGACCGGAGGAGGAGCGCTGCTGAGCGGACTTAGCGAGTTGCTCTCCGAAGAACTGCATGTGCCCGTATGGGTGGCGGAGGATCCGATGCACTGCGTCGTGAAAGGAACGGGTATTTTGCTGGATCATTTGGACAAAGTGGTTAAGAAAAAGTTCTGA
- a CDS encoding F0F1 ATP synthase subunit epsilon, whose product MNTFLLEIVTPDHLVYAKQVHSLTVRGAEGDLGILPGHIPLVTPLQVAPMIIKSDDGTTTVAVHGGFIEVHKDKVTVLAESAELPSDIDLERAEAAKERAQRRLQSKGKQDEIDHRRAELALQRAVTRIKVSTKKGQQ is encoded by the coding sequence GTGAACACCTTTTTGTTGGAGATTGTCACGCCGGATCACCTCGTATATGCCAAGCAGGTTCACAGCTTGACCGTACGGGGGGCAGAAGGCGATCTGGGCATTTTGCCGGGACATATTCCGCTTGTAACTCCGCTTCAGGTTGCGCCGATGATCATCAAATCGGACGACGGTACGACGACAGTTGCCGTGCATGGCGGTTTTATCGAAGTGCATAAGGATAAAGTGACCGTGCTGGCTGAGAGCGCCGAGCTGCCCAGCGATATCGATCTTGAACGCGCCGAGGCGGCCAAAGAACGCGCACAGCGCCGTTTGCAGTCCAAGGGCAAGCAGGACGAGATTGATCATCGCCGCGCTGAGCTTGCGCTGCAGCGTGCGGTTACACGGATTAAAGTGTCCACCAAAAAAGGACAACAATAA
- the murA gene encoding UDP-N-acetylglucosamine 1-carboxyvinyltransferase: MSKFIVRGGKRLTGSVKVSGAKNSVLPIIAASLLAEEGDSVIVDAPPLDDVLTISKVLESLGAGVTYQDDIIQVDARKLTTCEAPYEWVRKMRASFLVMGPLLSRLGHTRISLPGGCAIGTRPIDQHLKGFEALGAEISLGQGYIEAKSNGRLRGAKIYLDVASVGATENIMMAAALAEGVTMIENAAKEPEIVDLANYLNSMGAVVRGAGTGVIRIEGVERLHGVRHHVIPDRIEAGTYMVAAAITGGDVYVEGAIADHLGPVIAKMEEMGVTIIPDENGVRVIGDKPLKAVDVKTLPYPGFPTDMQSQMMALLLRSEGTSVITETVFENRFMHVDEFQLMNAEIKIEGRSAIVTGNGRLMGAKVCATDLRAGAALILAGLVAEGTTEVGGTHHIDRGYVHLAEKLSGLGADIWRVTLDESSVEAAKEETLKPEAAKNAAVKNEETKPRFQIQPTWV, translated from the coding sequence ATGAGTAAATTTATCGTCCGCGGTGGCAAAAGATTGACCGGGAGCGTAAAAGTAAGCGGCGCGAAAAATTCCGTACTACCGATCATAGCCGCCTCTCTATTGGCTGAAGAAGGAGACAGCGTTATTGTTGACGCTCCTCCGCTAGATGATGTATTAACGATCAGTAAAGTATTGGAATCTCTGGGGGCGGGAGTTACATATCAGGATGATATTATTCAGGTCGATGCCCGAAAGCTAACGACTTGTGAAGCGCCCTACGAGTGGGTGCGCAAAATGCGGGCTTCTTTTTTGGTGATGGGACCTCTTTTATCCCGGCTGGGCCATACGCGAATTTCTCTGCCAGGCGGCTGCGCAATCGGAACGCGCCCCATCGATCAGCATCTTAAAGGCTTTGAAGCGCTTGGCGCCGAAATCAGCTTGGGGCAGGGCTATATCGAAGCAAAGAGCAATGGCCGGCTGCGCGGGGCCAAGATCTATCTGGACGTTGCCAGCGTAGGAGCAACCGAGAATATCATGATGGCTGCGGCTTTGGCCGAAGGCGTGACGATGATCGAGAATGCCGCTAAGGAACCGGAGATTGTTGATTTGGCCAATTACCTGAACAGTATGGGAGCCGTCGTTCGCGGTGCGGGCACTGGCGTCATCCGTATTGAAGGGGTAGAGCGTCTGCACGGTGTAAGACATCATGTGATCCCTGACCGGATCGAAGCGGGCACATATATGGTGGCTGCGGCGATTACCGGCGGAGACGTATATGTGGAAGGCGCCATTGCCGATCATCTCGGACCGGTTATTGCCAAGATGGAAGAGATGGGCGTAACGATTATTCCGGATGAGAACGGCGTCCGTGTCATCGGTGACAAGCCGCTGAAGGCTGTGGATGTGAAGACTTTGCCTTATCCGGGCTTTCCTACCGACATGCAGTCCCAGATGATGGCGCTGCTGCTTCGTTCGGAAGGAACGAGCGTAATTACAGAGACGGTTTTTGAGAATCGCTTTATGCATGTGGATGAATTCCAGCTTATGAACGCGGAAATCAAGATCGAAGGGCGTTCCGCCATCGTTACCGGTAATGGACGTTTGATGGGAGCGAAGGTCTGCGCAACGGATCTGCGCGCGGGAGCGGCGCTAATTCTGGCCGGTCTGGTCGCGGAGGGAACGACGGAAGTGGGCGGCACGCATCATATCGACCGCGGCTATGTGCATTTGGCAGAGAAACTGTCTGGCCTGGGTGCGGACATTTGGCGCGTCACGCTGGATGAAAGTTCAGTGGAAGCAGCCAAAGAAGAAACGCTCAAGCCGGAAGCAGCCAAGAACGCCGCTGTTAAGAACGAGGAGACGAAGCCCCGGTTTCAGATTCAACCGACTTGGGTATAA
- a CDS encoding DUF1146 family protein → MDEIMTAELTGSIGISGLMSMVVSLLCVAISWWALQNLKLDLIIRYPKSPQGRLLHLLLAIVLGHFVAGFLLDYLGYSTQIRHMLY, encoded by the coding sequence ATGGATGAAATCATGACAGCCGAACTTACCGGTTCTATAGGGATTAGCGGTTTGATGTCGATGGTTGTGTCGCTATTGTGTGTTGCAATATCCTGGTGGGCCTTGCAGAACCTTAAGCTGGATTTGATCATAAGATATCCCAAGAGCCCGCAAGGGCGGCTGCTTCATTTGCTTCTGGCTATCGTACTGGGACATTTTGTAGCAGGTTTTCTGCTGGATTATTTGGGATACAGCACTCAAATCCGCCATATGCTATATTGA